In Bacillota bacterium, a genomic segment contains:
- a CDS encoding 4Fe-4S dicluster domain-containing protein, with amino-acid sequence MVDLTEQLYALPGGDKFKLCIQCGTCAASCPSVFVMRYSPRQVIALVRAGMVREVLRSNAVWVCASCYMCTVRCPCDIQPTELMHALQMLGSQNGLLPDGVAVAAFYRTFAASVKARGRVHELGVMFRFLLTRPRKALRMLPVGISLFWHGRLRVRPPRAAGVKELTAMLKALREEAPAGMPARADVVGGGVRV; translated from the coding sequence GTGGTAGATCTGACCGAGCAACTGTATGCTCTGCCCGGCGGTGACAAGTTCAAGCTGTGCATCCAGTGCGGGACGTGTGCCGCGTCCTGCCCCAGCGTGTTCGTGATGCGGTACAGCCCGCGCCAGGTGATCGCCCTGGTGCGGGCGGGCATGGTGCGGGAGGTCCTGCGTAGCAACGCGGTGTGGGTGTGCGCGTCCTGTTACATGTGCACCGTGCGTTGCCCCTGTGACATCCAGCCCACGGAACTCATGCACGCCCTGCAGATGCTGGGGTCCCAGAACGGGCTCCTGCCCGACGGTGTGGCTGTGGCGGCTTTCTATCGCACCTTTGCTGCTTCGGTGAAGGCGCGCGGTCGGGTGCATGAACTGGGCGTCATGTTCAGGTTCCTGCTCACCCGGCCTCGGAAGGCCCTGCGGATGCTGCCCGTGGGCATCAGCCTGTTCTGGCACGGGCGTCTCAGGGTGCGGCCGCCGCGCGCCGCCGGGGTGAAGGAGCTGACTGCCATGCTGAAGGCGCTCCGCGAGGAGGCTCCGGCCGGGATGCCGGCGCGGGCGGATGTGGTGGGAGGGGGCGTCAGGGTATGA
- a CDS encoding 4Fe-4S binding protein codes for MSALTLKIDGRKVIAREGMTVLEAARGAGVEIPTLCHHPALSPYGACRLCTVEVTSRGRASLVTACTYPVEADLEVGTRTDQVVAARRMLIELLLARTPHAPVIRELAREYGVPRSRFRGGRAEEACILCGLCVRMCDEVVGASAITFTGRGVDRDVTVLPRISEELCVGCGACARVCPTGLITLEDVDGRQFVYSEALLGPNAAIRVPYTYAVPNVPTIDRDACIHFKTGRCQVCARSCDREAIDHAMEDEYEEFEVGNIILATGFQQFDPTELVQYGYGRYRDVVTGLEFERLNHASGPTGGQIRLADGRVPEAVAILHCVGSRDEHFHRYCSRVCCMYSLKYAHLIREKVPDARVYQFYIDLRCFGKGYEEFYNRLQEEGVNFVRGRAAEVTDAAELPAERGRLVIVCEDTLVGQVRRVPVDLVVLSCAVKPHADAEQVGRLFGVSRSADGFFLERHPKLDPVATMTDGVFIAGCCQGPKDIPDTVAQASAAAARALANAVRGTVEIEPTTAVVDEEVCGGCRTCNPLCPFGAISFVEEAKVSRVNEALCKGCGVCAAACPSGAISARHFSMGQLLAEIEGALA; via the coding sequence TTGAGTGCGCTGACGCTCAAGATCGACGGCAGGAAGGTGATCGCCCGCGAAGGCATGACGGTCCTGGAGGCGGCCCGCGGGGCCGGGGTGGAGATCCCCACCCTGTGCCACCACCCTGCCCTGAGTCCTTACGGGGCGTGCCGCCTGTGCACGGTGGAGGTCACCAGCCGGGGCAGGGCTTCCCTGGTGACGGCGTGCACCTACCCCGTGGAGGCGGACCTGGAAGTCGGGACCCGCACCGACCAGGTGGTGGCGGCCCGGCGCATGCTCATCGAACTCCTGCTTGCCCGCACCCCCCATGCCCCCGTGATCCGGGAGCTGGCCCGGGAGTACGGGGTGCCCCGCTCCCGCTTCCGGGGCGGCCGGGCGGAGGAGGCCTGCATCCTGTGCGGGTTGTGCGTGCGCATGTGCGACGAGGTGGTGGGCGCCAGCGCCATCACCTTCACCGGCCGCGGGGTCGACCGCGACGTCACCGTGCTGCCGCGCATATCGGAAGAACTGTGTGTGGGCTGCGGGGCCTGTGCCCGCGTCTGCCCCACCGGGCTCATCACCCTGGAGGACGTTGACGGCCGCCAGTTCGTGTACTCGGAGGCCCTGCTGGGACCAAACGCCGCCATCCGGGTGCCGTACACCTATGCGGTGCCCAACGTCCCCACCATCGACCGCGACGCCTGCATCCACTTCAAGACGGGCCGGTGCCAGGTGTGTGCTCGCTCTTGCGACCGCGAGGCCATCGACCATGCCATGGAGGACGAGTACGAGGAATTCGAGGTAGGCAACATCATCCTGGCCACCGGCTTCCAGCAGTTCGACCCCACCGAACTGGTGCAGTACGGCTACGGCCGCTACCGCGACGTCGTCACCGGGCTGGAGTTCGAGCGGCTGAACCATGCTTCAGGTCCCACCGGAGGCCAGATCCGCCTGGCGGACGGGCGGGTGCCCGAGGCCGTGGCTATCCTGCACTGCGTGGGCAGCCGCGACGAGCACTTCCACCGCTACTGCTCGCGGGTGTGCTGCATGTACTCCCTCAAGTACGCCCACCTGATCCGGGAGAAGGTTCCGGATGCGCGGGTCTACCAGTTCTACATCGACCTGCGGTGCTTCGGCAAGGGTTACGAGGAGTTCTACAACCGCCTGCAGGAGGAGGGGGTCAACTTCGTGCGCGGCCGGGCCGCCGAGGTCACCGACGCGGCGGAGTTGCCCGCCGAGCGGGGCAGGCTCGTGATCGTGTGCGAGGATACCCTGGTAGGTCAGGTGCGGCGCGTCCCGGTGGACCTGGTCGTCCTGAGTTGTGCCGTGAAGCCGCACGCCGATGCGGAGCAGGTGGGGCGCCTCTTTGGGGTGAGCCGCAGCGCCGATGGCTTCTTCCTGGAGCGGCACCCCAAGCTGGACCCGGTGGCCACCATGACCGACGGCGTGTTCATCGCCGGCTGCTGCCAGGGTCCCAAGGATATCCCCGATACCGTGGCCCAGGCTTCCGCCGCCGCTGCCCGCGCCCTGGCCAACGCAGTGCGGGGTACGGTGGAAATCGAGCCCACCACGGCGGTGGTGGACGAGGAGGTGTGCGGCGGTTGCCGGACCTGCAACCCCCTCTGCCCCTTCGGGGCCATCTCCTTCGTGGAAGAGGCGAAGGTGTCGCGGGTGAACGAGGCCCTGTGCAAGGGATGCGGCGTGTGCGCGGCCGCCTGCCCCAGTGGCGCCATCTCCGCACGCCACTTCTCCATGGGGCAGCTTCTGGCCGAGATCGAAGGGGCCCTGGCCTGA